CACTCAATATGCTGGCATATGCCCGCCGTGACCATGAACGGCGAGAGCCGATAGTGCTTCGGGAAGTCATAGACAGCCTGCTGGATACCATGGCCAATGAACTGGAGCGTCGAGAGGCAGCGCTGGAGATCTTCCAGGAGGCAGGAGATATCAGCGTCATGGGTAATCGGGATGCATTTCTCGGTGCCTTGGTCAACCTGTTGGACAACGCCCTGGAGGCCTGTGAGACACAGCCCAAGCTGAAGCTGAAGGTATGGTGTTCTGAAGGCGGCATTGTCGCTGTTGATCTTCTGGACAATGGTGTGGGAATACCGGAAACGGCCATAGGCCACGTATTCGAACCATTTTTCACAACACGCAGTTCGGGTACAGGGCTGGGTCTGGCTGTTGCCAAGGCGGTTATTCATGGTATGGGCGGCACTATCGGCTTGCAGTCTGCTCCGGGGGAGGGAACCCGGGTTCGGATTCGTATTCCCACCAGGGAATCACAACCCGCGCTACCCGCACAAATGTTGCCCCGGGAGATATCCCCGGAATCCGGCAAGGCAATCCCTGTTTTGGAGGTTCCCGTAACGATGGAGAACATGGCATGAGTGATGAAGTGATTCTAATCGTTGAAGATGACAAGCCTTTGCAAAAGGCGTTGAGCGAAACCCTGGAACTGGCCGGGTACAAGGTTTACTGCGCAGGTGACGGTGATCAGGCGTTGACGGTTCTGGAGCGCCATGCAGACATCAGCCTGGTGATTACCGACATACAGATGCATCCCATGGATGGGTACACGCTGCTCAATAACATCCGGCGCAAATACAGAAACCTTCCGGTCATCATAATGACTGCCTACGGCACCATAGACAACGCGGTGAAAGCGCTCCACGAAGGGGCCGTGGATTACCTGGTGAAGCCCCTGGAAGCTGAACATCTTCTCAAGATGGTGGAAAAACACGTTATCCCGGTAGGATCCGACAAGGATGGAATCATGGTCGTAGCGGATCCCGTCAGTCGAGAGTTGGCGCGATTGGCCAAGCGTGTTGCAGGCTGTGATGCCACGGTGATGATTACAGGTGAATCCGGCACAGGTAAAGAAGTGCTAGCACGATACATACATGCTCATTCACCACGTTCCCGGCAACCTTTTGTGGCCATAAACTGCGCAGCTATCCCGGAAAATATGCTTGAAGCGGTATTGTTCGGTTATGAACGAGGTGCTTTTACGGGCGCCCACCAGTCATCCCCGGGGAAATTCGAACAAGCCCAGGGAGGCACCCTGTTGCTGGATGAAATCACGGAGATGGATGCAGGCCTGCAATCCAAGCTCTTGAGAGTGCTCCAGGAAAAGGAAGTGGAAAGGCTTGGAGGTCGGCACATGATCAAGCTGGATGTTCGGGTATTGGCCACGAGCAACAGGGATCTTGCACAGGCCGTCAGGGATGGGTGTTTCAGAGAGGACTTGTATTACCGGCTCAACGTGTTTCCCCTGGAGTTGCCTCCTCTCAGGAAACGCAGGGAAGACATACTCCCCCTTGCCAGAAGATTTATATCCCAATATCTGAACGGCGAGTCCTACCCGGAACTCGGTAGAGGGGCCATGGGAAAGTTGCAGGACTATGACTGGCCTGGAAATGTCAGGGAACTGGAAAATGTCATACAGCGGGCTCTGATTCTGAAGAGAGGAACAAGGATTGCCGCAGAGGATATCCATTTTGAACAGATGACTGCCAGCGCATTGCATGAAAATGAACATCTTCAGTCAGATGCCGTTACCCGGG
This sequence is a window from Thiolapillus brandeum. Protein-coding genes within it:
- a CDS encoding sigma-54-dependent transcriptional regulator — protein: MSDEVILIVEDDKPLQKALSETLELAGYKVYCAGDGDQALTVLERHADISLVITDIQMHPMDGYTLLNNIRRKYRNLPVIIMTAYGTIDNAVKALHEGAVDYLVKPLEAEHLLKMVEKHVIPVGSDKDGIMVVADPVSRELARLAKRVAGCDATVMITGESGTGKEVLARYIHAHSPRSRQPFVAINCAAIPENMLEAVLFGYERGAFTGAHQSSPGKFEQAQGGTLLLDEITEMDAGLQSKLLRVLQEKEVERLGGRHMIKLDVRVLATSNRDLAQAVRDGCFREDLYYRLNVFPLELPPLRKRREDILPLARRFISQYLNGESYPELGRGAMGKLQDYDWPGNVRELENVIQRALILKRGTRIAAEDIHFEQMTASALHENEHLQSDAVTRERLGSALRQQEADIIITALEEGGSRTEVARKLGISPRTLRYKLAKLRDAGVCVPA